A single window of Vigna unguiculata cultivar IT97K-499-35 chromosome 1, ASM411807v1, whole genome shotgun sequence DNA harbors:
- the LOC114173939 gene encoding putative multidrug resistance protein produces MGGKGGIFRYADGFDKLLLLFGTLGCIGGGLQTPMTMLVLGSLINDYEGGSEHSVPNHVIDKYALRLLGVAIGVALSSFIEGVCWTRTAERQTSRMRIEYLKSVLRQEVGFFDKQSESSTTFQVIATITSDAQTIQDTIADKVPNCLGHLSAFLSSFIVALFLSWRLAVSAFPFSIMMIMPAIIFGKAMKELGNKMKDAYGVAGSIAEQAISSIRTVYSYVGEKQTMQAFNSGLEKSMEIGIKQGQIKGVIIGSIGLLYATWAFQSWVSSVLVRTKGESGGPVFCAEICIIWGGLSLMSALPNLGFILEATIATTRIFEMIDRVPSINSYREKGKVLTHARGEITFQDVEFSYPSRPDALILQGLNLKVQAGKTLGLVGGSGSGKSTIISLLERFYDPVYGEILLDGYDIQTLHPKWLRSQIGLVNQEPILFATSIRENILFGKEGASMDAVISAAKAANAHDFIVKLPNAYETQVGQFGAQLSGGQKQRIAIARALIREPKILLLDEATSALDSQSERLVQEALEKASRGRTTIIIAHRLSTIRKADSIVVLQTGKVVECGSHDELLQLNNGQGGAYRKMLQLQQATSQNEIALHTIDKSPLAMENLTSSNSRWQSSPTHHALSSTQPFSPIYSISVVGSSFDDYDREHYEKSSHANFSQWRLLRMNSPEWKHALLGCLGAIGSGICQPIYSYCLGIVASVYFIKDDSLIKSKIRLYSSIFCCIAVVYFISGLLQHYNFTIMGESLLKRVRENLLEKVLTFEMGWFDEEENGSAAICARLASEANLVRSLVAERMSLIVNISVMALLAFVLSLIVTWRVAIVMIAMQPLIIACFYSKNILMKSMAGKARRAQREGSQLAMEATVNHRTIAAFSSEKRILNLFRTSMEGPKKESIKQSWISGSILSVSYFVTTASITLTFWYGGRLLNRNLVDSKHLLQVFLILMGTGRQIAETASATSDIAKSGRAISSVFAILDRKSEIEPEDPRLRKCKNSLKGHIKLRDVFFSYPTRPDQVILKGLNLDIEAGKTVALVGQSGSGKSTIIGLIERFYDPIKGSISIDNCDIREFNLRSLRAHIALVSQEPTLFAGTIRDNIVYGKKDASEDEIRKAARLSNAHEFISSMKDGYDTYCGERGVQLSGGQKQRIAIARAVLKNPSILLLDEATSALDSVSENLVQEALEKMMVGRTCVVIAHRLSTIQNVDTIVVIQNGKVVEQGSHSELLRIGSNGAYYSLTRLQQDHST; encoded by the exons ATGGGTGGCAAAGGTGGAATTTTTCGTTATGCAGATGGATTTGACAAATTGCTGTTACTCTTTGGGACACTGGGTTGCATTGGAGGTGGATTACAGACCCCTATGACAATGCTTGTTCTTGGAAGTTTGATAAATGATTATGAAGGTGGATCTGAACATTCCGTGCCCAACCATGTTATAGACAAG TACGCTCTAAGGCTGCTTGGTGTTGCAATTGGGGTTGCTTTATCGTCCTTTATAG AAGGGGTATGTTGGACAAGAACTGCAGAGAGACAAACCTCTCGCATGAGAATCGAATACCTTAAATCAGTCCTAAGGCAAGAGGTTGGTTTCTTCGACAAGCAATCTGAATCTTCCACAACTTTCCAAGTTATTGCCACCATAACTTCTGATGCACAAACAATCCAAGATACCATAGCTGATAAG GTGCCCAATTGTCTGGGTCACCTCTCAGCATTTCTCTCTAGCTTTATAGTGGCACTCTTCCTTTCATGGAGACTTGCAGTGTCTGCTTTTCCATTTTCAATCATGATGATTATGCCTGCAATCATATTTGGTAAGGCCATGAAAGAGCTGGGGAATAAAATGAAGGATGCATATGGAGTTGCTGGTAGCATAGCTGAACAAGCAATCTCGTCAATTCGCACTGTTTATTCATATGTGGGCGAGAAGCAAACAATGCAAGCGTTCAACTCGGGTCTTGAAAAAAGTATGGAGATTGGCATAAAACAAGGTCAAATCAAGGGAGTGATAATCGGTAGCATTGGGTTGCTATATGCTACTTGGGCATTCCAATCTTGGGTTAGTAGTGTTCTGGTCAGGACAAAAGGAGAAAGTGGTGGCCCTGTGTTTTGTGCTGAGATATGCATCATTTGGGGAGGACT GTCTCTGATGAGTGCACTCCCAAATCTTGGTTTCATATTAGAGGCAACAATAGCTACTACACGGATTTTTGAGATGATTGATCGAGTGCCGAGCATAAATTCTTACAGAGAAAAAGGAAAGGTCTTGACACATGCAAGAGGAGAAATCACATTTCAAGATGTTGAGTTTAGTTACCCATCAAGGCCTGATGCACTGATTCTCCAAGGACTCAATCTGAAAGTGCAGGCGGGGAAAACACTAGGCCTAGTTGGAGGGAGTGGTTCTGGAAAATCTACTATAATCTCTTTGCTTGAAAGATTTTATGATCCTGTTTACGGCGAGATATTGCTTGATGGATATGATATACAGACACTTCACCCTAAGTGGTTAAGGTCCCAGATAGGACTGGTAAATCAGGAGCCAATTCTCTTTGCAACATCCATAAGGGAGAACATTCTATTTGGCAAGGAAGGAGCTTCAATGGATGCAGTTATAAGCGCAGCAAAGGCAGCAAATGCACATGATTTCATTGTCAAACTTCCTAATGCATATGAAACTCAA GTGGGACAATTCGGTGCTCAGTTGTCTGGAGGGCAAAAGCAAAGGATCGCCATTGCAAGGGCTTTAATAAGAGAACCCAAAATCCTACTACTTGATGAAGCAACAAGTGCTTTGGATTCACAGTCTGAAAGACTAGTGCAGGAGGCCCTTGAGAAAGCTTCTAGAGGCAGGACAACAATCATCATAGCGCATCGCCTGTCAACAATTCGCAAAGCTGATTCAATAGTAGTTCTTCAAACAGGAAAAGTAGTTGAATGTGGTTCCCATGATGAACTACTCCAACTGAACAATGGACAAGGAGGGGCTTACAGAAAAATGCTACAGCTGCAACAAGCGACAAGCCAAAACGAAATTGCATTGCATACAATAGACAAGAGTCCCTTAGCTATGGAAAATCTTACAAGTTCAAATTCGAGATGGCAAAGTAGCCCAACTCATCATGCACTTAGCTCAACACAACCATTTAGTCCCATATATTCAATCAGTGTTGTAGGGTCTAGCTTTGATGACTATGACAGGGAACACTATGAGAAATCTTCACATGCTAACTTCTCTCAATGGCGTTTACTAAGAATGAATTCCCCAGAATGGAAACATGCTTTGCTTGGTTGTTTAGGGGCCATTGGCTCTGGAATATGTCAACCAATTTACTCCTATTGCTTGGGAATAGTTGCATCTGTCTACTTTATAAAAGATGACTCTCTCATCAAATCAAAAATCAGGTTGTACTCCTCCATCTTCTGCTGCATTGCTGTTGTCTACTTCATTTCAGGCCTCCTTCAGCACTACAATTTCACCATTATGGGAGAGAGTTTGCTAAAAAGGGTGCGAGAAAATTTGCTAGAGAAGGTGTTGACTTTTGAGATGGGATGGTTTGATGAAGAGGAGAACGGCAGTGCAGCAATTTGTGCTCGTTTGGCAAGTGAAGCCAACTTGGTCAGATCCCTTGTTGCAGAACGAATGTCATTGATAGTTAATATTTCTGTTATGGCTCTCTTGGCTTTTGTACTTAGTTTGATTGTTACATGGAGGGTGGCTATAGTCATGATTGCAATGCAGCCTTTGATCATTGCCTGTTTCTACTCAAAAAACATTCTCATGAAAAGTATGGCAGGAAAAGCAAGAAGGGCTCAGAGAGAAGGTAGTCAATTAGCAATGGAAGCTACCGTTAACCACAGGACTATTGCTGCATTTTCATCTGAGAAAAGGATTCTAAACTTGTTCAGAACTTCTATGGAGGGCCCTAAGAAGGAAAGCATCAAGCAATCATGGATTTCAGGTTCCATTTTGTCAGTCTCGTATTTTGTAACAACAGCATCTATAACTTTGACTTTTTGGTATGGAGGCCGGTTACTGAATCGAAATCTGGTGGATTCAAAACATCTTTTGCAAGTTTTCCTCATTTTGATGGGCACTGGTAGACAAATTGCAGAGACAGCAAGCGCAACTTCTGACATAGCTAAAAGTGGAAGAGCCATTAGTTCAGTATTTGCTATACTGGATAGGAAAAGTGAGATTGAACCAGAAGATCCTAGACTTAGAAAGTGTAAAAATTCTTTGAAGGGCCATATAAAACTTAGAGATGTATTTTTCTCATACCCAACAAGGCCAGACCAAGTGATTCTCAAGGGCCTCAATCTTGATATTGAAGCTGGAAAAACAGTTGCATTAGTGGGACAAAGTGGCTCTGGTAAATCCACCATCATTGGCTTAATCGAAAGATTTTATGACCCCATTAAGGGATCCATATCCATAGACAATTGTGACATAAGGGAATTTAACTTAAGAAGTTTGAGAGCACATATTGCCTTGGTTAGTCAGGAGCCAACTCTCTTTGCAGGAACTATACGTGACAACATTGTGTATGGGAAAAAGGATGCATCAGAAGATGAAATAAGAAAGGCAGCACGTCTTTCAAATGCTCATGAGTTTATAAG TTCAATGAAAGATGGATACGATACTTACTGTGGAGAAAGAGGAGTGCAGCTATCAGGAGGGCAGAAGCAGAGAATAGCCATTGCTCGAGCAGTACTTAAGAATCCTTCAATTCTTCTGTTAGATGAGGCAACAAGTGCTCTAGACAGTGTATCAGAAAATCTGGTGCAGGAGGCACTGGAGAAAATGATGGTTGGAAGAACGTGTGTGGTTATAGCTCACCGTTTGTCAACAATACAGAATGTTGACACCATAGTTGTTATTCAAAATGGGAAGGTGGTGGAACAAGGCTCGCACTCAGAGTTATTGAGAATTGGATCAAATGGGGCCTATTACTCCTTGACTAGGCTACAACAGGACCACTCAACATGA
- the LOC114195843 gene encoding protein GLE1 isoform X1, with translation MGAVKLNIRNCSQRVDGVAADPEPDWSFDDLVSELNDLETKLASATSSNERSIPFEKSRTRGREIDKGRTFVLRADEYEMEDSESEDDDHVDKALVVAGNAKRFTCDEVYLSDSDDDSDIVSGFEVRPCLMDELGEVEGALFELAQEHQLRVKDEIRNKISALETALVNETQNSASSLLRVEKYKEARQELDKKFDTQYQRRIAEALDNHLTAVQRDRELRSQIEERKIRSDAAAYEEAKRKAAFEKLQQEKARAEAEAKLADETKREAERKATMEARKQAAMEAEKGAAVAEAEKREVKEANETSKRVTSGGTQQAAGDSTDTSSVSNAENKEYGNLYRAAASALNLEQGRLQKLKELCERNQMIRSSSNKDYTRHEGNISRNIRQIRGVRDNVRSKASELIKLLNDPQYPQSVSIEIFAKKVVSYCENPGNAPFASAYVIVLVTSQIPQAMDIFLAELHMACLYTVPKHLLYKKTAFQSKEAYFRSIGYREVDGKLETTEDYLKRLESYMKVYGALVQTETTNVQNFHGLQEGWAWLARFLNTLPANHYTAVSLNAFLQMAGFALFKRYKSQFLKMLNVVSENFLVDLKSRNISELTKTITEIQTYIEDKKFLQEPEGKSLQSNLLSNVYVNY, from the exons AT GGGTGCTGTGAAATTGAATATTCGTAATTGTTCGCAGAGAGTGGATGGCGTGGCCGCAGACCCGGAACCTGATTGGAGTTTTGACGATCTTGTTTCGGAACTCAACGATTTGGAGACGAAGCTCGCTAGTGCTACTTCTTCCAATGAACGTTCTATACCTTTCGAAAAATCAAGAACTCG TGGGAGAGAAATTGACAAAGGTAGAACTTTCGTATTGCGGGCCGATGAGTATGAGATGGAGGACTCGGAGAGCGAGGATGATGATCATGTGGACAAGGCATTGGTAGTGGCTGGCAATGCCAAACGGTTCACTTGTGATGAAGTTTATCTGAG TGACAGTGATGACGATTCAGacattgtttctggttttgaAGTGCGACCTTGCTTGATGGATGAATTGGGAGAGGTAGAAGGTGCCTTGTTTGAGTTGGCGCAGGAGCACCAGCTTAGGGTTAAG GATGAAATTAGGAATAAGATTTCGGCATTGGAGACAGCTTTGGTGAATGAAACTCAAAATTCTGCTTCTTCCCTCCTTCGAGTTGAGAAATATAAAGAAGCAAGGCAGGAATTGGATAAAAAGTTTGACACTCAATATCAGCGTAGGAT TGCAGAAGCACTTGATAATCACTTGACAGCTGTTCAACGAGACCGTGAACTCAGATCACAAAtagaagaaaggaaaataagAAGTGACGCAGCAGCTTATGAAGAGGCCAAGAGAAAGGCTGCTTTTGAAAAGCTGCAGCAAGAAAAGGCTAGAGCTGAAGCAGAG GCCAAACTTGCTGATGAAACAAAACGAGAAGCTGAGAGAAAAGCAACAATGGAAGCCAGAAAACAGGCAGCAATGGAAGCTGAAAAAGGAGCAGCAGTGGCAGAAGCTGAAAAAAGAGAAGTAAAGGAAGCCAATGAAACTTCCAAAAGGGTTACTTCTGGAGGGACCCAACAAGCTGCTGGGGATTCAACAGATACATCAAGCGTATCCAATGCTGAAAACAAGGAATATG GTAATTTATATCGAGCTGCAGCAAGTGCTTTGAATCTGGAACAGGGGAGACTGCAGAAATTGAAAGAGCTATGTGAGAGAAACCAAATGATAAGATCAAGTTCTAATAAG GATTACACCCGGCACGAGGGTAATATTTCCCGGAATATAAGGCAAATAAGGGGTGTAAGAGACAATGTTAG GTCAAAAGCCAGCGAACTGATTAAACTTTTGAATGATCCTCAATATCCTCAATCAGTCAGCATTGAGATATTTGCTAAAAAG GTTGTTTCGTACTGTGAAAACCCCGGGAATGCTCCCTTTGCAAGTGCCTATGTCATCGTTCTTGTTACATCTCAG ATTCCACAAGCAATGGATATTTTTCTTGCTGAGCTTCACATGGCTTGCCTTTATACCGTTCCAAAGCACCTGCTTTACAAGAAG ACCGCCTTTCAATCAAAGGAGGCATACTTCAGAAGTATTGGTTATCGAGAAGTGGATGGAAAGTTGGAGACTACAGAAGATTATTTAAAGCGGTTAGAATCATACATGAAGGTGTATGGTGCACTGGTTCAG ACTGAAACTACAAACGTTCAAAATTTCCACGGCTTGCAAGAAGGTTGGGCTTGGCTCGCAAGATTCTTGAACACACTCCCAGCAAATCACTACACAGCTGTTTCGCTCAATGCATTCTTGCAA ATGGCTGGATTTGCTctctttaaaagatataaatcGCAATTCTTGAAGATGCTGAACGTCGTCTCTGAGAACTTTTTAGTTGATCTGAAATCACGGAATATATCAGAGTTGACGAAGACGATTACGGAGATTCAGACTTATATAGAAGATAAGAAGTTCCTTCAAGAGCCAGAAGGAAAGAGCCTGCAGTCTAATTTGTTATCTAATGTGTATGTTAATTATTga
- the LOC114173947 gene encoding protein SIEVE ELEMENT OCCLUSION C, with translation MLIWCISTLSSFFFLISNMQRDNLIKKLLLTHDPDGRRLDSEAILLAVGNIMFHSSKIIVTSNLYSAAFQKNDITEIETIGCSESVGFIITKICKILCRCSGEGDINSRVINLFDLIGKYSWDAKVVLVLAAFAVRYGEFWQLMQLHRGNSLAALISSIKQLPCNLKPLKLQIKALSLLVETMMDVAMCIIKFEYLPLQHVEHGNHIFRVTKSQIYEAAYWIARSCLACFSQVKDFTIKPHEQVYSDSAIIAAWELSSLAYRLSGTCCNLRRQVDLCYEEIERNLYQRLLDLAREDHIDNQKILTLFFPSNNYLPLKDCSTETKLSVSELKNKLVLLLITKPQLLSPVDLFLLVQQTCDHPLNERLKESYKIVWIPLPSSDSWTEAEESSFNFLSDSLPWHAVRKPRLLSPAVIKYIRERWNYKDEPIMVALDSRGKVTNYNALDMINIWGAKAYPFSASKEEDLWQDQNLTMQLLLDEINPLLAYWVEQGKSICLYGSENLVWIQQFNDKINELKRAGLQLETIYVGNSQLGEHVKQIMARSGETSRSDPLSFTNVQFFWLRLASMRRSKLRLGKTQSGDSVLAELSALLEMDDREEGWAVIGSGGSTDIIRLQGMQVMEFLRKCSVWRENITKFGLWGAPRNILETDFVEGSCTHSYFVPSRENERPSQGTVICQVCKRPMKKFVVYKP, from the exons ATGCTAATTTGGTGCATTTCAACCTTgagttccttttttttcttaatttcaaaCATGCAACGTGATAATCTTATAAAGAAGCTCCTCCTGACACATGATCCAGATGGTCGTAGGTTGGATTCTGAGGCAATTCTTCTTGCTGTGGGCAACATTATGTTTCATTCTTccaaaataata GTGACTTCTAATTTATATTCTGCTGCCTTTCAGAAGAATGACATAACTGAAATTGAAACGATTGGTTGTAGTGAATCGGTAGGATTCATCATTACAAAAATATGCAAG ATACTCTGCAGATGCTCTGGTGAAGGTGATATTAACTCAAGGGTCATAAATCTGTTTGATTTGATAGGAAAGTATAGCTGGGATGCAAAAGTAGTTCTAGTGCTTGCTGCTTTTGCTGTAAGATATGGTGAATTTTGGCAACTTATGCAGCTACATCGTGGTAACAGTTTGGCAGCTTTAATTTCAAGTATTAAGCAGCTTCCCTGCAACTTAAAGCCACTGAAGCTACAAATCAAGGCATTGAGCTTGTTGGTTGAGACCATGATGGATGTGGCTATGTGTATAATTAAGTTTGAATACTTACCTCTTCAACATGTTGAGCACGGAAATCATATATTCCGAGTCACAAAGTCTCAAATATACGAGGCTGCATACTGGATCGCCAGAAGCTGTTTAGCATGTTTTTCCCAAGTCAAGGACTTCACAATCAAGCCACATGAGCAAGT GTACTCAGATTCAGCAATAATTGCTGCTTGGGAGCTTTCGAGTTTGGCGTATAGATTAAGTGGTACATGCTGCAATCTTAGAAGACAGGTGGATCTGTGTTACGAAGAAATAG AGAGAAACTTGTATCAGAGGCTGTTGGATCTTGCTCGTGAGGATCACATTGATAATCAGAAGATTCTCActttattttttccttcaaaTAATTACTTGCCACTGAAGGATTGCTCCACAGAAACAAAG TTAAGTGTGTCTGAGCTGAAAAACAAGTTAGTTCTGTTGTTGATCACAAAACCACAGTTACTCAGCCCTGTAGATCTATTCTTACTTGTCCAGCAAACATGCGATCATCCTCTGAACGAGAGGCTGAAGGAGAGTTATAAGATTGTGTGGATTCCCCTTCCATCTTCTGATTCATGGACTGAAGCTGAAGAAAGTAGTTTTAATTTTCTGTCAGATTCCTTGCCTTGGCATGCTGTTCGGAAACCAAGGTTACTTAGCCCAGCAGTGATCAAGTACATAAGGGAAAGATGGAACTACAAGGATGAGCCCATCATGGTGGCTCTAGATTCAAGAGGGAAGGTCACGAATTACAATGCTCTTGATATGATCAACATTTGGGGAGCCAAAGCTTACCCTTTTTCAGCTTCCAAAGAGGAAGATCTGTGGCaagaccagaatttgaccatgCAACTTTTGCTGGATGAGATCAATCCTCTCCTTGCTTATTGG GTTGAGCAAGGCAAAAGTATTTGCCTTTATGGGAGTGAAAACTTGGTTTGGATCCAACAATTCAATGATAAGATAAATGAGCTCAAACGAGCAGGTCTGCAGCTGGAAACAATATATGTTGGTAATAGTCAATTGGGTGAACATGTTAAGCAAATAATGGCAAGAAGTGGTGAAACTAGTCGCAGTGATCCACTTTCCTTCACAAACGTGCAATTCTTCTGGCTTCGGTTGGCGAGTATGAGAAGATCTAAACTCAGACTAGGGAAGACACAAAGTGGTGATTCTGTACTAGCAGAGTTGTCAGCTTTGCTTGAAATGGATGATAGGGAAGAAGGTTGGGCAGTGATTGGAAGTGGGGGTTCAACAGATATTATCAGGCTTCAAGGGATGCAGGTGATGGAATTCTTAAGGAAATGTTCTGTGTGGAGAGAAAATATAACCAAGTTTGGATTGTGGGGTGCTCCAAGAAACATCCTAGAAACTGATTTTGTTGAAGGGAGTTGCACTCACTCTTACTTTGTTCCCTCAAGAGAAAATGAAAGACCAAGTCAAGGAACTGTAATTTGTCAAGTGTGCAAGCGTCCCATGAAGAAGTTCGTGGTGTACAAGCCATGA
- the LOC114195843 gene encoding protein GLE1 isoform X2: MEDSESEDDDHVDKALVVAGNAKRFTCDEVYLSDSDDDSDIVSGFEVRPCLMDELGEVEGALFELAQEHQLRVKDEIRNKISALETALVNETQNSASSLLRVEKYKEARQELDKKFDTQYQRRIAEALDNHLTAVQRDRELRSQIEERKIRSDAAAYEEAKRKAAFEKLQQEKARAEAEAKLADETKREAERKATMEARKQAAMEAEKGAAVAEAEKREVKEANETSKRVTSGGTQQAAGDSTDTSSVSNAENKEYGNLYRAAASALNLEQGRLQKLKELCERNQMIRSSSNKDYTRHEGNISRNIRQIRGVRDNVRSKASELIKLLNDPQYPQSVSIEIFAKKVVSYCENPGNAPFASAYVIVLVTSQIPQAMDIFLAELHMACLYTVPKHLLYKKTAFQSKEAYFRSIGYREVDGKLETTEDYLKRLESYMKVYGALVQTETTNVQNFHGLQEGWAWLARFLNTLPANHYTAVSLNAFLQMAGFALFKRYKSQFLKMLNVVSENFLVDLKSRNISELTKTITEIQTYIEDKKFLQEPEGKSLQSNLLSNVYVNY; encoded by the exons ATGGAGGACTCGGAGAGCGAGGATGATGATCATGTGGACAAGGCATTGGTAGTGGCTGGCAATGCCAAACGGTTCACTTGTGATGAAGTTTATCTGAG TGACAGTGATGACGATTCAGacattgtttctggttttgaAGTGCGACCTTGCTTGATGGATGAATTGGGAGAGGTAGAAGGTGCCTTGTTTGAGTTGGCGCAGGAGCACCAGCTTAGGGTTAAG GATGAAATTAGGAATAAGATTTCGGCATTGGAGACAGCTTTGGTGAATGAAACTCAAAATTCTGCTTCTTCCCTCCTTCGAGTTGAGAAATATAAAGAAGCAAGGCAGGAATTGGATAAAAAGTTTGACACTCAATATCAGCGTAGGAT TGCAGAAGCACTTGATAATCACTTGACAGCTGTTCAACGAGACCGTGAACTCAGATCACAAAtagaagaaaggaaaataagAAGTGACGCAGCAGCTTATGAAGAGGCCAAGAGAAAGGCTGCTTTTGAAAAGCTGCAGCAAGAAAAGGCTAGAGCTGAAGCAGAG GCCAAACTTGCTGATGAAACAAAACGAGAAGCTGAGAGAAAAGCAACAATGGAAGCCAGAAAACAGGCAGCAATGGAAGCTGAAAAAGGAGCAGCAGTGGCAGAAGCTGAAAAAAGAGAAGTAAAGGAAGCCAATGAAACTTCCAAAAGGGTTACTTCTGGAGGGACCCAACAAGCTGCTGGGGATTCAACAGATACATCAAGCGTATCCAATGCTGAAAACAAGGAATATG GTAATTTATATCGAGCTGCAGCAAGTGCTTTGAATCTGGAACAGGGGAGACTGCAGAAATTGAAAGAGCTATGTGAGAGAAACCAAATGATAAGATCAAGTTCTAATAAG GATTACACCCGGCACGAGGGTAATATTTCCCGGAATATAAGGCAAATAAGGGGTGTAAGAGACAATGTTAG GTCAAAAGCCAGCGAACTGATTAAACTTTTGAATGATCCTCAATATCCTCAATCAGTCAGCATTGAGATATTTGCTAAAAAG GTTGTTTCGTACTGTGAAAACCCCGGGAATGCTCCCTTTGCAAGTGCCTATGTCATCGTTCTTGTTACATCTCAG ATTCCACAAGCAATGGATATTTTTCTTGCTGAGCTTCACATGGCTTGCCTTTATACCGTTCCAAAGCACCTGCTTTACAAGAAG ACCGCCTTTCAATCAAAGGAGGCATACTTCAGAAGTATTGGTTATCGAGAAGTGGATGGAAAGTTGGAGACTACAGAAGATTATTTAAAGCGGTTAGAATCATACATGAAGGTGTATGGTGCACTGGTTCAG ACTGAAACTACAAACGTTCAAAATTTCCACGGCTTGCAAGAAGGTTGGGCTTGGCTCGCAAGATTCTTGAACACACTCCCAGCAAATCACTACACAGCTGTTTCGCTCAATGCATTCTTGCAA ATGGCTGGATTTGCTctctttaaaagatataaatcGCAATTCTTGAAGATGCTGAACGTCGTCTCTGAGAACTTTTTAGTTGATCTGAAATCACGGAATATATCAGAGTTGACGAAGACGATTACGGAGATTCAGACTTATATAGAAGATAAGAAGTTCCTTCAAGAGCCAGAAGGAAAGAGCCTGCAGTCTAATTTGTTATCTAATGTGTATGTTAATTATTga
- the LOC114173026 gene encoding E3 ubiquitin-protein ligase RGLG5 produces MNPEIETWTVLVGVLCILVFIVKEFVMGGKGSKESGRRYEYGASSSSWDNNNYGGYPPQSPYPSHQTPQHQHASAPTPFYDNAQPKRKLDRKYSRIADNYRSLDEVTAALANAGLESSNLIVGIDFTKSNEWTGKRSFNRKSLHDIGSGQNPYEQAISIIGKTLSAFDEDNLIPCFGFGDASTHDQDVFSFFSEERYCNGFEEVLSRYRQIIPYLKLAGPTSFAPIIEMAMTIVEQSGGQYHVLLIIADGQVTRSVDTEHGNLSPQEKNTIDAIVKASKYPLSIVLVGVGDGPWDMMREFDDNIPSRAFDNFQFVNFTEIMTRNVDSSRKETDFALSALMEIPSQYKATIEHGILGARRGHSPDRVALPPPLYGRTSSSISTKPTRSNSFQQSAPTRTSYDHSVHTEASASSLYDNKVCPICLTNTKDMAFGCGHQTCCECGEDLEFCPICRSTINTRIKLY; encoded by the exons ATGAATCCGGAG ATAGAGACTTGGACAGTTTTGGTTGGTGTTCTGTGCATCTTGGTGTTCATTGTGAAGGAGTTTGTTATGGGGGGCAAGGGTTCAAAAGAAAGTGGAAGGAGGTATGAGTATGGTGCTTCTTCATCTTCATGGGATAATAACAACTATGGTGGATACCCTCCACAATCACCATATCCTTCTCATCAAACACCTCAGCACCAGCATGCATCAGCACCAACTCCATTTTATGATAATGCTCAGCCAAAAAGGAAGTTGGATAGGAAGTATTCAAGGATAGCTGATAACTACCGTTCCTTGGATGAG GTTACTGCTGCACTTGCAAATGCTGGGCTGGAATCTTCTAATCTCATTGTTGGCATTGATTTCACAAAGAGCAATGAGTGGACAG GGAAGAGGTCATTCAATCGAAAAAGTTTGCATGACATTGGAAGTGGCCAAAACCCGTATGAGCAAGCAATTTCTATTATTGGGAAAACTTTATCTGCTTTTGATGAAGATAACTTGATTCCTTGTTTTGGATTTGGAGATG CGTCTACACATGATCAAGATGTATTTAGTTTCTTTTCGGAAGAGAGGTACTGCAATGGATTTGAGGAAGTTCTATCACGATACAGACAAATTATTCCTTACCTCAAACTTGCAG GACCCACTTCATTTGCCCCTATTATTGAAATGGCTATGACTATTGTTGAGCAAAGTGGTGGCCAATATCATGTCTTGCTGATAATTGCAGATGGACAG GTGACTAGAAGTGTTGACACAGAACATGGCAACTTAAGTCCACAAGAGAAGAACACAATAGATGCAATAGTTAAAGCAAG TAAGTATCCACTATCAATAGTTTTGGTGGGAGTTGGAGATGGACCATGGGATATGATGAGGGAATTTGATGATAACATTCCTTCTCGAGCATTTGACAATTTTCAG TTTGTTAATTTCACTGAAATAATGACAAGGAATGTAGACTCAAGCAGAAAAGAGACAGATTTTGCCCTTTCAGCTTTGATGGAGATACCTTCTCAGTACAAGGCAACCATAGAGCATGGCATATTGGG TGCAAGGAGGGGTCATTCACCAGATAGGGTTGCTCTACCCCCACCTCTTTATGGTAGGACTTCTTCCAGCATCAGCACAAAACCGACAAGATCAAACAGTTTTCAGCAGAGTGCACCTACACGCACTAGCTATGACCACAGTGTTCACACGGAGGCATCTGCAAGTTCTTTATATGATAATAAG GTTTGCCCGATTTGTCTCACCAATACGAAAGATATGGCCTTTGGTTGTGGGCATCAG ACTTGTTGTGAGTGTGGAGAAGACCTCGAATTCTGTCCCATTTGCCGGAGCACGATCAACACCAGAATAAAGCTTTACTAG